A stretch of Pueribacillus theae DNA encodes these proteins:
- a CDS encoding enoyl-CoA hydratase/isomerase family protein, which yields MFANNDKKVIPGEYEYKWVKLERIGKVLKITFDRTKQLNALSDELESEIHLALDEGDADDGVNCMVITGNGHFGVGYDMANEPGEKNVLDPGRFDTVGDFIAFWQEADDAIVRRQLHFFNLKKPVIAAVEGYCLGGSMWLAMASDMAYCSETAVFGQPEIRHCSNSTFLIPALCGRQHASRWLYTGDHFDGKEAERIGLVNECVPPEKLMDTVMYVAERVAKVPHLSVRYMKSLIMQGTLAAGLASAMEYTAPISTLGHTAHSKEREEFMKLAEEKGIKAFLEKRDGPFLPEPMGPKSKVK from the coding sequence ATGTTCGCAAATAATGATAAAAAAGTAATTCCTGGAGAATACGAATATAAGTGGGTGAAGCTTGAAAGGATTGGGAAGGTTCTTAAAATTACCTTTGATCGCACGAAGCAACTAAATGCTTTAAGTGATGAATTAGAAAGTGAAATTCACCTTGCTCTTGATGAGGGGGATGCTGATGACGGTGTAAATTGTATGGTGATTACAGGCAATGGGCACTTCGGCGTAGGATATGATATGGCGAATGAGCCAGGTGAAAAAAATGTCTTAGATCCAGGTAGATTTGATACGGTAGGTGATTTTATTGCATTTTGGCAAGAAGCTGACGATGCAATCGTAAGGAGGCAGCTACACTTCTTTAATTTAAAGAAACCCGTTATTGCAGCAGTGGAAGGGTATTGTTTAGGTGGTAGCATGTGGTTAGCCATGGCATCCGACATGGCCTATTGTTCTGAAACAGCTGTATTTGGTCAACCAGAAATTAGACACTGTTCCAATAGTACTTTTCTAATCCCTGCTTTATGTGGTAGGCAGCATGCTAGCCGATGGTTGTACACAGGGGATCATTTTGACGGTAAGGAAGCAGAAAGAATCGGTTTGGTAAATGAATGTGTTCCTCCTGAAAAATTAATGGATACTGTAATGTATGTAGCTGAGAGAGTCGCAAAAGTTCCTCATCTTTCTGTTCGATATATGAAATCATTGATCATGCAAGGCACGTTAGCAGCTGGACTGGCTAGCGCAATGGAATATACTGCACCTATATCAACACTTGGTCATACAGCTCATTCGAAAGAAAGAGAAGAATTTATGAAGTTGGCAGAAGAGAAAGGGATAAAAGCCTTTTTAGAGAAAAGAGACGGTCCATTTCTACCAGAACCAATGGGTCCAAAATCAAAAGTTAAATAA
- a CDS encoding TRAP transporter substrate-binding protein, whose protein sequence is MLFKNKLFLIFNLSLLVLLISACSGSTGGKQEEGQEQSTGTSKVIELDFNNVFPATHHLAANVFEPMEEVVKEKTDGQLKINFHHSAVLGSVTSTLDDLNGGLYDMALGVPGYFYDTDLFKLSLLELPFSFENVRDIANVQTKFMELHGEGVWGDKITYSKVGAASDPFVIYSTKEIRSVDDMKGMKVAVTNDTWNLVFEEWGVTPVQLDLADLYEGLQRGVIDAALWSTVGGMGIKLYEPAPYIVDLKMYLPISGPVIRTEALEKMPEDLRNLFVEDILPEFSEMLVDNYEKQEANAWKELEKLVEGKGEIIKLSPEAEKEFKQSAEETWNNWVDQANERGFDGEQLMNDYKQIRKELGIELPF, encoded by the coding sequence ATGTTATTTAAAAACAAACTTTTTTTAATTTTTAATCTATCCTTACTGGTATTGCTTATTTCTGCTTGCAGTGGTTCAACTGGAGGTAAACAAGAGGAAGGACAAGAGCAATCTACAGGAACATCAAAAGTAATAGAATTAGATTTTAATAATGTGTTTCCTGCCACTCATCATCTAGCGGCAAATGTTTTTGAACCTATGGAAGAAGTTGTTAAGGAAAAAACAGATGGCCAACTTAAGATAAATTTCCACCATAGTGCGGTTCTAGGTTCAGTCACTTCAACTTTAGATGATTTAAACGGTGGACTTTATGATATGGCTTTAGGGGTACCCGGATATTTTTATGATACAGATTTATTCAAATTGTCGCTTCTAGAGCTTCCATTTTCTTTTGAGAATGTAAGAGATATCGCAAATGTCCAAACAAAATTTATGGAACTACATGGAGAAGGTGTTTGGGGAGATAAAATCACATACTCCAAAGTTGGTGCTGCAAGCGATCCGTTCGTCATATATAGTACAAAAGAAATTCGCTCAGTTGACGATATGAAAGGAATGAAAGTTGCTGTTACAAATGATACTTGGAATTTAGTTTTTGAAGAGTGGGGAGTCACACCAGTTCAGTTAGACCTAGCCGATTTGTACGAAGGCCTTCAGCGAGGGGTAATTGATGCTGCGTTGTGGTCGACAGTAGGGGGAATGGGTATTAAATTATATGAACCTGCACCATACATTGTGGATCTCAAAATGTATTTACCAATTAGTGGACCAGTAATAAGAACCGAAGCTCTCGAAAAAATGCCAGAAGATTTAAGAAATCTTTTTGTAGAAGATATATTACCGGAATTTAGTGAAATGCTAGTAGATAACTATGAAAAACAAGAGGCTAACGCGTGGAAAGAATTAGAGAAATTGGTGGAGGGTAAGGGAGAAATTATTAAATTGTCTCCAGAAGCTGAAAAAGAATTTAAACAATCAGCTGAAGAAACATGGAACAATTGGGTAGATCAGGCAAATGAAAGAGGGTTTGATGGGGAACAATTAATGAATGACTATAAACAAATCCGTAAGGAGTTAGGGATCGAACTACCTTTTTAA